Within the Paludisphaera rhizosphaerae genome, the region CGGCCGAGTAGCCGGGCCAGAGGGCCTCGACGGCTCCGCCCGGGGCGACGAGCATCACGTAGACTGAGCGCTCCGCCTGGCAAGCCTTGATCAGGCGATGGTCGGGGTCGGCCAGGATGGGGAAGGGGGACTGGTGGCTTTCGGCCCAGTCGCGAGCCACGGCCTGGTCGCCGTCGATGACGCCCAGGAAGGAGGCGCTTTCGCCGTAGGCGGCGTGAAGGCTGCGGAAGTAGGGGGCGGCCGCCTCGCTGCAGGGGCAGCCGTCCTGGATGAAGAACAGGACGACCGGCCGTTGCTCCGACTCCTTCGCCGGCGAGTACGCGCGGCCGGAGGCATCGGTCGCGGTCGCGTCCGGGGCGCGTCGGCCCGCCATGGCGCCGGCGGCCTCGGTCATGGTCGGCGTCACGGGATGGTAGCTCGCCGGCGACTTCAGCGCCGCGAAGGCCAGCACCGAGACGCCGACGGCGAAGAGTAAGCCCGTGATGCGATTGGTGGTCATGACGACCGCGTCCTTTCCTGGGTCGGGCTTAGCCGAGCGCTGCTTCCGCCATGGCCTCGACGGATTCGGATTCGGCCTTGTGAGGACGCGACCGGCCGATCTGGAGGACGAAGCCGGCGGTGATCAGGCAGAGAGCGCCCGAGGTCAGGAACGCCCGCTCGTAGTCGCCGGTCCACGACCGGATCGTCCCCGCGCCAAGGGCGGCTGTCGCCGCGCCGAGCTGGTGGGCCGCAACGATCCAGCCGAACATCACGCCCGAGCGTTCGCGGCCGAAGGCGTCCGAGGTCAGGCGCACCGTCGGCGGGACCGTGGCGATCCAGTCCAGACCGTAGATCAGGGCGAAGATCGGCAGCCCCCACGAGGCGGAGCCCAGGCACATCGGCAAGACGATCAGGGCCAGCCCGCGGAGCCCGTAATACCAGCTCAGCAGCACGCGGTTGTCCAGCCGATCGGACAGCCAGCCGGAGCCGGTCGTCCCCACGAGGTCGAAGAGCCCCATCAACGCCAGCAGCGACGCCGCCTGAACCTCGGGGATCCCGAAGTCCATGCAGGCCGGGATCAGGTGCGTGCCGATCAGGCCGTTGGTGCTGGCCCCGCAGACGAAGAAGCTCCCCGCCAGCAGCCAGAAATCGCGAGAACGCAGCCCGCTGCGAAGGGCGTCGATCGCGACCAGGGCCGGGTTCCCCGCGACGGGCCGGATCTCGGCCGCATCGGGTTGCTCGCCGTAGCGGCCCAGGCCCAGGTCGGAGGGGCGTTCGCGGAGCAGGAAGGCCACGAGCGGGATCACCGCGGCGGCCGCCCCCGCGACGAGCAACGCGGCCGGACGCCAGCCGTACCGCGTGACGATCGACGCAAGCAGCGGCAGGAACACCAACTGCCCCGTCGCCGTGCTCGCCGTCAGCACGCCCAGGACGAGTCCCCGACGCTCCGCGAACCAACGATCGACGACCGTCGCGCCGAGGACCATCGCCGTCATCCCCGTGCCGCTTCCCACCACCACGCCCCAGAGCAACACAAGCTGCCAGGGAGTCGACATCAACGGCGTCAGCGCCACGCCGCTCGCGACGATCGCCAGCGACATGAGCACCGTGTTGCGGACGCCGATCCGGCTCATCAAGGCCGCGGCGAACGGCCCGATCAACCCGTAGAGTACCAGGTTGACGGAGACCGCCGACGAGATCGTCGCCCGGCTCCAGCCGAACTCCTTCTCCAGCGGGACGATCAGGACGCCGGGCGTCGATCGGACCCCGGCCGTCGCCAGCAGGATGCAGAACGTGACGCCGGCCACGACCCAGGCGTAATGCAGGGAACGACGAGGCTGCAAGTCCGGCGGCGACATGACGACGAATCTCCAGGCGTGCTCTTGATCTCGACGGACAGGTCGACGAGGATGTTACGGACGGTTCTGTCTCATGTCAACCCGCGCACCGAGCGAGCCCCTGCCTTGAACCCCTCGAAGACGGCCCGAGAGCGAGTGCTGGAGACGGCCGAAGACCTCTTCTATCGCGAAGGCGTCCGCGCCGTGGGGATTGACACGATCATCGCTCGTTCGGGCGTCGCGAAGATGAGCCTCTATCGGAACTTCCCCTCAAAGGACGACCTGGTCGTCGCCTATCTGGAGGCGCGGAATCGCCGTTTCTTCGCGAACTGGGATCGGGCGGTCGGGTCTGAAGACGCCGCCCCCCGCGCACGGCTGCGAGGGCTGATCGAAGCGACCCTGAAGCGAGTCAGCCAGGCTGGATATCGCGGCTGCCCGTTCTTGAATTCGGCCGCGGAGTTCCCCGCCCCGGACCACCCGGCGCGGGCGGTGATCTCCGAGCACAAGCGCGAGGTCCGGGCGCGTCTCCTGGGCCTCTGCCGCGACCTGAAAGCGCGAAACCCTGAGACCCTGACTGCGCAGTTGATTGTCCTGCTGGACGGAGTCTACGCATCGGCCGGCTCGCTCACCGCCTCGGAACGCGCCGCCGTCCTCAAAGGGGCCGAAGCGATGATCGACGCCTCGGTCAATTGTCCTTGAAGCGGCGTCGTCTTCCAACTACACTTGTCGTTACGCGGTGACGAGGCGTCGCCGGGCGGGAGACGAATGAGCGAGCGATCGCCATGGGCGTGACGATCCTGGTCTGTTCTTGCGGACGGCGGTTGAAGACGGCGGGGATGGCTCCCGGCAAGAGCGGGCGCTGTCCGGGCTGCGGTCGAACGCTCCGAACGCCCGAGGCGGCGTTGGACGAGCCCGCAACTGCCCCGGCGGTCGAAGAGGATGAATGGAACTGGCAGGGGACCTACGACCTCACCCCGGCCGAGCCGCCTCGCCTCATGCCTTCTACGATCGACCGAACGGCCGTGGACGGGCCCCTCGGACCCTGGCCTGACGATCCCGAGGCCCTCGACGAGCCGGCGGCGTCCGCCGAGACGGCCGACAGCGAGTGGGACTGGCAGGGGACCTATGAACTGGGCGCAGACCGGCCCGCGCCGGTGTTGGTGCAGATCCCCGAGGAGCCTCCAGGGACTGTCGAAGACGCCGAGGCTCAGCCGTCGCTCGCTCCTCGCGGTCGGAACAGGCGGAGGGATTCGGACGAAGCCGAGCCGCAGCGTTTAGACCCGTGGTGGCCGCCGCGCCTCCTGTACCCGTCGCGGGGCGTTGAGGGCCTGGCGATGGTCGCGGCGATCGGGGTCGCGGCCTGGGTTATGGGGACGCTGGCTCCGGAGTATTGCCTGGCCCTTCTCGCCGACGGCGAACTGCTGGGGACGCCCACGATGGGCCGCTTGATCGCTCTGATCTCGTCCTTGCCCGTGCTGATCCTGACCCCCCTGGTCATCATTTACGACCTTCAGTACCTTTCTCGGGTGCTGGAGGCCTCGAGCGAGGGCGAGCCGCTGCCGCCTCGCCCGCCCGACCGCAACGCCGACGGCCTTCTTGACAGTGTGGGCTCCTGGCTCCTCTGGCTTGTGCTCGGGGCGGGCGTCGGCCTGCTGCCGCTGGCGGCCTACCAACTAACGGCGGCTTCCTCGGCCGGGTCGTGGGGCACTGGCATGGCCATGGCCCTCGGGTTGGCGGGGCTCCCTTACGCCCTGATGGCGCTGATGCTGACGTTCCTGCACGACGACGCCCTGGCGGCCCGGCCGTGGGCGGTCATTGGCACGATCATGCGGCTTGGCCCGTCATTCATTGGGCTCAGCCTGACGGTCGCGGCCCTCTTCACCGTCGTCGGGCTCGCCTTCGCAGCCGCGCTGGCCTTGCGCGACCGCGCCTTCTGGGTCTACATCCTGGCGAGCCTGATCTGCTGGTTGCTCGCGGTGTGGATTCCGATCGTCGCCATGCACACCGTGGGGTCGTACTACGCCCCGCGCAAGGGTCGCCTCAAGTGGCGGCGGAAGCGGCGCCGGTGGGGCGTGAGTTGAGGGTTGCCCGGCCCGCGACGGGTTGTTGCGTCACGGGCCGGGCGAGGGAGGAGAAAGGGGGCGACCGCGATCAGGCGGTGGGAGGGGCGCCGCCGGGGGGGAAGCCATCGGGAGGCGTGCCGCCATCGGGAGGCGTGCCGCCGTCGGGAGGCATGCCGCCGTCGCCTCCGGGGGGCGTACCGCCGACGTCGCCCTGATCGCCGTTGCTCAGTTCGGGGTCGTTCAGGTCGAGGTAGATGTTGTACGTCCCGAGGGCGTATTCCTGCTTGGCCGACAGGGTCAGCAGGAGCTGCGAGCCGTCCTCGGCGCCGTCGTCGTCGGAGTCGGCCATGTAGATGTCGTCGGTGTTGTTGAAGGTGTCGCGGCCCGGGTGCTCATTGTAGGGAGCGGTCAGATAGACCTGCTCGGACGTCCGATCGTTGAAGAAGAATTGAGCGACCTGGTTGTAGGTCACCACGTCGTTTTCGGCGTCGTACACGCGGACCCGGTAGTGGATGTGGACGGTCCGGCCGCTGTACCAGCCGGGGTAGATCGTCGTGAACTTGACGATCCCCCGGGCGTTCGTCACCTGGTAGCCGCGGAGGAACTTCATGCCGACGGTGTTCTGCGCCTCGACGTCCGAGTAGACGCCGACCGCATTGCAGTGCCAGATATCCACAAAGGCCCCGGGAAGCGGCGTGGGCGTGCCGTTGGCGTCGAGCTGCGAGACGCAGATCGTCAGTCGGAGCGGGAAGCCCAGCGCGACCTGGCCGGTCGCCGGGTCGGTGGTGACGTCCGAGCGGTTGAGCATCTCGTCGACCCAGTACGGCCCCTGGGTCATGCCCGGCGTGGGCTCCTCGGCGAGCGCCTTCGCCATCCCCATCCCCGAGACGATCGCCGCGCCGGCGACGCTGCGCTGCAAGACCGTTCGTCGGTTCAGCTTCGTCGCGCGATCGGAAAATTCCATCGACATGAATCGCATCCTTGATAGAACAATCGTGAGGGTCGAGTGGATTCAGGCCCGGCGGCGGGCGCGACGGAGGACCGGGACGACGCAAACGGCTCCCAGCGCGGCCAGGGCGATCGAGCCGGGCTCGGGGACGGCCGCGGCGGTCACGCTCATCTGGTAGGGGTACGAATCGGCCGTGAACCACGTCGAGCCGGCGTCGTCGCTCATCGCCGTCGTGGTCGAGAAACCGACGCCCGAGCCGAGGTTCGAGGAAGCCCACGACCATTCGAATTCGCCGGTGACGGCCCGCAGGACGACCCAGTAAGTCGTGTTCGCGGACAGGATCATGTCGTAGATCGAGAACACGATCGGCGAGGCCGTCGTCGAGATGCTGGAGTCGGCCGAATACGTGGCCAGGAGCGAGCCCGGCTCCAGGTCCCCGTCGGTGTAAAGGTCGACGACGACCGAGCCGCCGATCGACGTCCGGGCCAGATCCAGCGTCAGGCTGGAGAGCGAGTAGGCCGAGCCGTCGGTCTGGAAACTGGCGGCCAGCCAGCTCGCACCCGTCACGGCGTCGGCGCCGCCGGTGGTTTGCGAGAGGTTGTCCGCGAGGATGATGTCGGCCTGCGCCGCCGACGAGAGGCCGAGCAGAACGAAGGCCAACAGCGCCCCCGCTCCACAGCAACGGCTGGGAGAAACCATCAACGAACTCCTGGAAGCGAGACAAGGATTTCGACGTGGGCCTGGTCGCCCCCGTCGCGCCGGCAAGTCGTGCGGAGATCCACCCGCGACCGCCGGACAGGTACCTCATCGCGACGCGTCGGAGAAAGCGTGCGCAAGATTGAGCGATTCTCGGGGGCCGAGTTCTGGACGTGGATTGCGCCGAGACATAAAAGAAGGGGGACCGCGATCTTCACGACCCAGTCCCACATCCTGAAGGAGCCTCCTCTCATGCGTTCACTGGTTCCGGTCGCCGTTCTCGGCGTCGCCATGGCTGGTTATCAAGTCGCTCGATCGCAGCAGCCTGCGGCGCCTTCGGCGCACGAGGCCGCGGCCCAGGTGGCCGCTTCGACCTACGAACATCTCGCCTCCGCGATCATCGAGATCGAGGCGACCGAGGACGAGCTGGTCAAAAGCGTCCTGATCGGCTACCAGAGCGCGGCGCAGGGACACCTGCGGGCCGCCGCGCGCGACGCCGAGGGGCGTGTGGGCCACCTGGAAGCCGCCGCCGCCGAGATTACGAACATCGCCAACGAAGGCGACAAGCGGATCCAGGCCGTCCGCCAGCGGCTCGCCAAGGCCGGCCACACCCACAACACCGACGCCGAGACCAAGTCCGACTACATCTGGATCACCAACCGCGAGAAGAAGGCGCTGCTCGACCTCGCCGCCAAGGTCGCCCGCGCCGGCGCCAACGCCACCGCCGGCGAGCTTGACGCCCTCCGCAACGACCTGATCAAGCTGTTCGACTCGGCGATTACGCCGGAGTGAGCGGCCCCGCTTGGAGGGCCGGTGCTTGTTGTTGATATGGAGTGTTGTCCCTGGGTGCCATGGCCACGCGAGCGTGGCCATGGACCGGCGCGGGGCGGCTGCACGACCGTCGCCGATCGCATGGCCACCCAAAGGTGACCATGGCACTCAAGATTCGTGCATTCTCCGGTAGTGTTGAGTAAGGAGTCTCGGCTTGATGCCCTTCTCGCGCAGGCTGCTGGCGGCTTCGACCGTACTGGCCCTGATCCCCGCGTGCGGCGATCCCCGGCCGGTTGAGCCGTCGGTTCCTGCGGCGAAGGTTGAGAAGCCTGCGGCGCCGCCGGCCCCGCCTGGCCCTCGTTTCGTGGAGGTCGCCAGGTCGGCCGGGCTGACGACGATGATCCACGCCGGGGGACCGGACAAGGATCACATTTTGGAGTCCACCGGCACCGGCTGCGCGTTCGTCGACTACGACGGCGACGGCCGGCTCGACGTCTTCCTCGTCAACTCGTGGGCGCTCGACGAGAATCCCTCTCAGGTACGCGCCAGGGGGCGGAACGCCCTCTACCGCAACAAGGGGGACGGAACCTTCGAGGACGTCTCGGCGAAGGCCGGCGTCGACGACGATTCCTGGGGTTGCGGCGTTTCTGCGGGCGACTACGACGGCGACGGCCTCGTCGATCTCTACGTCACCAACTTCGGCCCCAACCGCCTGTATCGCAACAAGGGGGACGGGACTTTCGAGGAGGTCGCCGCGAGGGCGGGCGTCGCCGATGCGGGTTGGGGCGCGGGCTCGGCCTTCTTCGACGCCGACGGCGACGGCGACCTTGATTTGTACGTTGCTAACTATATTGAAGCGACGATGGATGAGGTCCTCGCCGCCCGTCGAACCACCGCCTGGCGCGACATGGTGAAGGTCCTCGCCGGACCGTTCGGCCTTCGCGGCGGCCGCGACCGCTTCTATCGCAACAACGGCGACGGGACCTTTCGGGACGCCACCGAGGAGGCCGGTATGACCGACACAGCCGAGTCCTACGGACTGGGCGTGCTGGCCTCCGACCTCGACAACGACGGCGACGTCGACGTCTTCGTCGCCAACGACTCCAACCCCAACTTCCTCTACCGCAACGACGGCCACGGCAAGTTCACGGAGATCGGCGCATGGAGCGGGGCTGGTGTGAACGCCGGGGGCGTCGCCCAGGCCGGCATGGGCGTCGACGCCGCCGACTTCGACGGCGACGGCCTTCAGGACATCCTCCTCACGACGTTCGCCCAGGACTCCGCCACCCTCTTCCACAACGACGGCGAGCTGGCCTTTCAGGACGTCTCCGTTGCGGTGGGCCTCAAGGCCATCACCTACCGAGCCTTGAAATGGGGATGTGGGTTCTTCGACTTCGACCACGACGGCGACGTGGACGTCGTCATCGCCAACGGCCACATCTATCCTCAAGTCGACCTCTCGCCCGAGCTGAATGAGAACTATCGCCAGCTTCCGTTCCTGCTCCGCAACGACCGGGCGAAGCTCGTCGACGTCTCGCGCGAGGCCGGCCCCGGCTTCCAGGTCGCCGCCTCGGCGCGGGGCCTGGCTCTGGGCGACTACGACGACGACGGCGACCTGGACCTGCTCATGACGGCGATGGACTCCCCGCCGCTCCTCCTCCGCAACGAGGCTCCGATCGCCGGCCACTGGCTGAAGCTGCGCCTGTTGACGGCTCGCGGCGGCCCGGCGCTAAACGCGCGGGCCGTCGTCACGCTGGGCGGCAAGGCGCAGCTCCGCGAGCTGCGCAGCGGGTCGTCCCACCAGTCGCAGAACGCCCTTGAACTCCACTTCGGCCTGGGCGCGGCCGCCGTCGTCGACCGCCTCGAAATCACATGGCCCGGCGGTGGCAAGACCGTGATGGAGCACGTCGAGGCCGACCGCACGCTGACGCTTCGCCAGCCGAAATGAGTCAAGGGGCCTTGAGGTGGGGGCCAGATGATCGTCTATGCGCTGCCGCAGTCGAGGATTGTCTGAGCGGTCAACAGAGGGTTAGACTGTCATGACATGAAGCGATTTTTATGACGAGTGGCTGTCGCACGACCCCCTCAAGGCCGGAGGACGTCCTGTGTCGCAAGGGATCGAACTGGACGCTGGAGAGACTGCGAAGCGGCCCATCGACGCCAATCGCTACTGGAAGTTCAAGGACGCGGACGCCTACACCGGGTCGGCCGACGACCTCCGAGGTATTGACGCCGCCCCGACCGAGGCGGCTCTTCGGGCGGTCGGGATGGTGTGTTACTTCTCCGGGGTGGGTTGGTTTGTGCATGTCGTCTGGTGTTCGATGATCGCCGTGCGACATAGCCAGGGAAGGCTGCTGGCGCCCTGGAGCGTTCACCCTCTTTACCTGGCGATGGATGGGACCCTGCTGGTGGCCTCCATCGCCGGCCTTGTCACGGGCTACGGCCTGCGTCGGCTCCGCTCCTGGAGTCGGCGATCGGCGGCGGTCATGGTCGCGGCTTTCTTCACCTTCATCGCATTGAATTTGGCCTGGTCGAGCCGCAAGGGGATCGTATTGGCCGATCTCACGGTCGACGTCTGCGCCTGCACCATCCTCGTGCTCCCGATGTTGGCTCTGCTCCTGGAGGGAGTGGGGCCACTCCTGACGTCAGCCTACGCTGAGACGGTCCGGCGGACACCGCATATCAAGGTCCGGTCGCGATTTCCCACGGAGATCCGCTGGGCATTCTGGGGGCTCATCCTGCTCTGCATCCTTCTGACCCCACTCCTACCCGATCCCTGAGCGTCCCAACGGTCGACGGCCAATGAGCCGTCGACCGCATTACGGTTACGAACCATCCCATAACAGGCCGCCTCCGCGTAGAGTGGCTGACTGCCATGGGATGGACTGCAATCGGAACGCGCGACGATGAATTGAATCGATCAACGGAAGGGCTTGCCGGCGACGCTGGGGCCGGCGACGCCCGTTCGGCTAATCGGGGTGACGACGACGGCGTCGCATCCCATCAGGGTTGAATAGAGGTTTGGGCTGTAGACGACCTCGGTGGTCCACACGTCACCCTTGCGGCGCTGGATCAGCCAACTTGCGGCGGGTTCTCCGGCGGCGGTCGAAGCCGAAAGACCGCCTTCGCTCGTCGTGATGAGACCGCCGTTGACTTGCGGTGCTTTATCGCCGAGCCACGGCGAGGCCGGCACCAGCGCGGGCTCGCGGAAGAGGCCTTCGGCGAGGCTTGTGGCCAGGTTGCGGCGGTCCTTGAGGATCGTCTTCATGCTGAACATGGCGACGCCGTCGTCGCCGGGGGCTTCGCGGACGAGCTTGATCTGGTTGACGATCTCCTCGACCTCATACTTGCTGGCGTAGAGGCCCGGCCAGACGTGTCGGCCCTTCTTGTTGATCTCGATCCAGTAGTTCAGCAGCGGGCCGAACGGCTGGCCCGGCGAGTCGATCTTCCAGTAGAGCTGAGGCGTCCAGTAGTCGAGCCAGCCGGAGGTCAGCCAGGTTTCGGTGTCGGCGTAGAGCTTGGCGTACTGGTCGAATCCCACCACGCCGGCCGGTTTGCCGGGGCGAGGGACGCCGAACGGGCTGATGCCGAAAAGGACGTGCGGCTTGGCCTGCTTGATCGCTTCGTACAGCGTGTGGACCATCGTGCTCATGTTGGCTCGCCGCCAATCGGCGCGAGCAGCGGGGTCGTTCCCCTTGTTTTCACGTGACCACGTGGCGTCGTCGGGGAAGTCGATCTCGACCTTGGTCTGGGGATCGCTTTCGGGATAGGGGTAGAAGTAATCGTCGATATGGACGCCGTCGACGTCGTAGCGGCGGACGACGTCCATCACGACGTCGAGAGTCTGCTTCCGCGCCTCGGGATCGCCGGGATCCATCCAGAGGAGCTTGCCGTACCGGCGAACGCGCTCAGGATGGGCCTTTGACACGTGGCTCGCGGCGTGCTCGTGCTTCGCGCCTCCCTGGCGGGCGCGGAAGGGGTTGAACCAGGCGTGGAGCTGAATGCCCCGCGCGTGGGCCTCGTCGATCCAGAACTTCAGCGGGTCGTAGCCCGGTTCGGGGGCCTTCCCCTCGGTCCCCGTCAGGTAGTACGACCAGGGCTCCAGCTCCGACGGATAAAGGGCGTCGGTCGCGGGGCGAACCTGAAGGATGGCCGCGTTGAAGTTCGACGCCTTCAACCGATCCAGGATCGCCCGCGCCTCGTTCTGCTGCTGGTCGGCCGGCAGTCCCGGTTTGCTGGGCCAATCGATGTTGTCGACCGTCGCGATCCACGCGGAGCGGAACTCACGGGGGATCGGCGGCGGCTCCGGCGGGGCGGCGATGATGTTGGCGCAAACGGCGAGCATCGTGGCGAGCACGGGCGGGGCTCCTGTTCCAGGCGGGAGTATCTGAGGAGCCTCCATACTACCGCGCGGACGCCGCGTTCCGCCGCGTCGAACTCAGGCCCGCTCGTCGGGCTCGGAGACGTCCGGGACGTCGACGCCCAGGGCGGTGGCCAGGTCGATCTGGTGCTCCTGCTCCTGCACCAGGATCGAGCGCAGCTCTTCGGCGAGAGCGTACTCGCCGAGGGCCTCGCACTGGCGGACGCGCCTGCGGTAGTTGCGGATCGTCTCGTTCTCGTTGTCGAGATCGAACCGGAGCATGTCCTCGGCCTTGTCTGAGGTTTTCACCGGCTTCGGCGTGACGCTGGGCATGCCGCCGAGGTAGTCGATCTGCTTGGCGATGCGGATGGCGTGATCCAACTCCTCGCCGGCGTGGACTTCCAGCTCGGCGGCGATCGCCATGTACTGAGCGCCCTTGAGCACCTGCGAGTAGTTCACATAAGCGATGATCGCCTGATATTCGCGGGAGAGGTCCTCGTTGAGCAGGTCGATAAGCTGCTTGCGGGTGATCTTTTCGGCGGTGTTTTCCTGGGGCATGATGGCTCTCGCGTCGTCTCGTCGGGTCCGCCTCGGGTCCGTGCCAGGCCCGACACGCGCCGCAGGCGGGGCGACGATCGGGCGATTCACGAATCTTCAGAAGCGAATTCCGGGCCGAATCGAACGCGTTCGGGGGGCTCAGTAGTCTCGGAGGCCGAAGACCTTGGCGTAGACGTCGATCTTCTCAGTGAGCGAGGGATGGCGCGGGCCGTCGCCATTCTGGCGCCAGGCGACGAGGGTGAGGTCGTCGTCGGCCTCGCCGCCTCCTCGGTGGTCGGCCACGGCTTGCAGCAGGTCGCGACCGATGGTGAACTCGCGCGGGTCGTCGCGGACGGTGAGCCCTCGGGCCAGGCCGATCAGGCCGTCCTCGCCGAGTTGCCGGCCCGACGGGTCGGCCGCCTCGACCAGGGCGTCGGTGTAGAAGAGGACCACGTCGTCTCGTTCAAGCGAGACCGAGAACTGGTGGTACGCCGTCTCTTCGTCGAGTCCCCACGGAAGGTTGCCAGGGCTCTCAACGGGCCTGTCGAGGACTTCCCACGTCTTCGTCGAGGCTCGATACAAAAACGGGCGCGGGTGGCCGGCGTTGGAGATCGTCAGGCTTCGGTCAGTGGCCAGGTACGTCGCCACAACGGCCGTCGCGAACCAGCTCAACCGGGCGACCTCCGCGAACTGACGGTTCAGGTCGCGGACGAGCCTTCCCTGCTTCTTGACGTTGATGTTCTTCCGAATCAACTTGCGGAGCGAAGCGCCGACCTCGGAAACCGCCGAGCCGTGCCCGGAGACGTCGGCGAGAATCAGGCGCGAGATGATCCCCCCGCCGCAGAGCGAGAAGTAGTGCACATCGCCGCCGCTCTCGGCCGACTCGTACGGCCGGCTGTAGACCCACTGGTCGAGTCCCGGCGCTTCGAACGACTCCTCGACGGCCAGGTTGCCGCCCCGGATCTCCATGCACTTCATCGATCCCGGCCCGGAGTCGTGCGCGCGCTTCGACATCGCCGCTTCCTCACTTGCCGCCGACCGGGCGGTCGGCGGCGGTGGTCGCGGTAGGGATGGGGCCGTCGCCGAGGTAGAAAGCCTCGCAGAGCTTGCCCAGCACCTTGCCGGCCTCCGACGTGGTGGGGACGGGGGCCTTGCCGTCGGGCGAGTCAAGCACGACGCCGTTGATGAAGAAGGCGATGACCAGGGGGCGGCCGGTGGCCGTCTCCATGTAGCCGGCCAGGGCCTTGCTGGTGAGCAGCCGGCGGCCAATGAGAGCGTCGTTGACGAACATGGTTCCCGTCTTGGCCCGCGCGTGGCCCCGCGCGGGGCTGTCCTCGCCGACCGCCTTGGCCAGCGTGCCGTCGCGGCCGAGGATCGGTAGGGCGGCGTCGTAGGCGATGAAGTCGGGACGGGCGGCCATCGCGCGGAGCAGGGTCGTCGCGGCGCGGGGGGTGACCATGTCGGCCCACTCGCCGCCGGCGCCGCCGCCGAACGAGATCGTCAGTGGGTCGAGCCCCAGCCCCTTGAGGATCTCCCCCTGGCGCTTCAGGCCGGCGGGGAGAGTGCGTTCCCCCTTCTTCACGGCCAAAAGCAGCGGCAGGGTGCTGGCGTGGAGGTTGTGGCTCACCTTGAGAATCACTCGGGCGAACTCGCGGAACGGCGGCGAGGTGTACTCGGCCACCTTGGGGAGGCTGGCCACGGCCGCGGAGGGGGGCAGGTCGGCCTCGGGATTGTCGGCCAGCGGCGAGGCCGCGACCTGCACGCCGCGACGGCGGAGGGCCTCGATCAGCAGCGAGCGCGCGAACGACGCCGGGTCCTCGACCTCGATCGTGTCCACCAGCGGCTCGGGCCCGGCCGGAACGCGACCCCGGACGGAGATCCGCCGGGGGCCGACGAAGGCGATGCGGATGCGGGCGTCCTCGCCGGACGTCGTGTCGACCTGGGCGTCGACCGCGATCGACTGGGTGGCCGGGACGACGGCCACGGAAGCCGGCTCGCCGGCCGTCTTGGCGGGAGTGACGACGACGTCGATCAGGTTGTCGTTGATCATGATCGGCGAGACCTTCTCCGGCCCGCTGCCGGAGCTCTTGGCCCGCTCGAAGAGCCGGTCGTCGACGATCACCTCGCCGGTGATCTTCTTGATCCCCGCCGCCTGGATCTCACGGGCCAGGTGTTCCAGCCCGGCCAGGGGGTCGCCCTTCACCAGGACCTCGGACGCCTTGCCGGCGGAGGCGTAGATGTGGTCCTCGTCGGTGAACAGCAGCTTGCCGTCGGGGCCGGTTCGCCCCCCCATCGCCGGGTCCCCCTTGGCGATCAGGATCAGGTCGCCGTTGAGCGTCCCGTCCTGGTCGACGCTCCCGCGCCGGAGGATGGGCGTCTGGAAGCGGTAGTCGGCGCCCAACTCGACCATCGCCGCGGCCGTGGAGAAGAGCTTGGCGACCGAGGCCGTGCCGAACATCTCGTCGGCGTTCTTCTCGTAGACCGTTTCCCCCGTCTTGGCGTCGACAGCGAGGACGCCCCAGTGGGCGTGCTTGAACGCGGGGGTCGCCAGCACCGCCTTGACCCGC harbors:
- a CDS encoding TetR/AcrR family transcriptional regulator, whose protein sequence is MNPSKTARERVLETAEDLFYREGVRAVGIDTIIARSGVAKMSLYRNFPSKDDLVVAYLEARNRRFFANWDRAVGSEDAAPRARLRGLIEATLKRVSQAGYRGCPFLNSAAEFPAPDHPARAVISEHKREVRARLLGLCRDLKARNPETLTAQLIVLLDGVYASAGSLTASERAAVLKGAEAMIDASVNCP
- a CDS encoding peroxiredoxin family protein, which codes for MTTNRITGLLFAVGVSVLAFAALKSPASYHPVTPTMTEAAGAMAGRRAPDATATDASGRAYSPAKESEQRPVVLFFIQDGCPCSEAAAPYFRSLHAAYGESASFLGVIDGDQAVARDWAESHQSPFPILADPDHRLIKACQAERSVYVMLVAPGGAVEALWPGYSADMLTDLGSRLARLTGRTETPVDTRGAPEELVSGCAF
- a CDS encoding MFS transporter, which encodes MSPPDLQPRRSLHYAWVVAGVTFCILLATAGVRSTPGVLIVPLEKEFGWSRATISSAVSVNLVLYGLIGPFAAALMSRIGVRNTVLMSLAIVASGVALTPLMSTPWQLVLLWGVVVGSGTGMTAMVLGATVVDRWFAERRGLVLGVLTASTATGQLVFLPLLASIVTRYGWRPAALLVAGAAAAVIPLVAFLLRERPSDLGLGRYGEQPDAAEIRPVAGNPALVAIDALRSGLRSRDFWLLAGSFFVCGASTNGLIGTHLIPACMDFGIPEVQAASLLALMGLFDLVGTTGSGWLSDRLDNRVLLSWYYGLRGLALIVLPMCLGSASWGLPIFALIYGLDWIATVPPTVRLTSDAFGRERSGVMFGWIVAAHQLGAATAALGAGTIRSWTGDYERAFLTSGALCLITAGFVLQIGRSRPHKAESESVEAMAEAALG
- a CDS encoding dioxygenase family protein produces the protein MSMEFSDRATKLNRRTVLQRSVAGAAIVSGMGMAKALAEEPTPGMTQGPYWVDEMLNRSDVTTDPATGQVALGFPLRLTICVSQLDANGTPTPLPGAFVDIWHCNAVGVYSDVEAQNTVGMKFLRGYQVTNARGIVKFTTIYPGWYSGRTVHIHYRVRVYDAENDVVTYNQVAQFFFNDRTSEQVYLTAPYNEHPGRDTFNNTDDIYMADSDDDGAEDGSQLLLTLSAKQEYALGTYNIYLDLNDPELSNGDQGDVGGTPPGGDGGMPPDGGTPPDGGTPPDGFPPGGAPPTA
- a CDS encoding choice-of-anchor R domain-containing protein, giving the protein MVSPSRCCGAGALLAFVLLGLSSAAQADIILADNLSQTTGGADAVTGASWLAASFQTDGSAYSLSSLTLDLARTSIGGSVVVDLYTDGDLEPGSLLATYSADSSISTTASPIVFSIYDMILSANTTYWVVLRAVTGEFEWSWASSNLGSGVGFSTTTAMSDDAGSTWFTADSYPYQMSVTAAAVPEPGSIALAALGAVCVVPVLRRARRRA
- a CDS encoding CRTAC1 family protein; this encodes MPFSRRLLAASTVLALIPACGDPRPVEPSVPAAKVEKPAAPPAPPGPRFVEVARSAGLTTMIHAGGPDKDHILESTGTGCAFVDYDGDGRLDVFLVNSWALDENPSQVRARGRNALYRNKGDGTFEDVSAKAGVDDDSWGCGVSAGDYDGDGLVDLYVTNFGPNRLYRNKGDGTFEEVAARAGVADAGWGAGSAFFDADGDGDLDLYVANYIEATMDEVLAARRTTAWRDMVKVLAGPFGLRGGRDRFYRNNGDGTFRDATEEAGMTDTAESYGLGVLASDLDNDGDVDVFVANDSNPNFLYRNDGHGKFTEIGAWSGAGVNAGGVAQAGMGVDAADFDGDGLQDILLTTFAQDSATLFHNDGELAFQDVSVAVGLKAITYRALKWGCGFFDFDHDGDVDVVIANGHIYPQVDLSPELNENYRQLPFLLRNDRAKLVDVSREAGPGFQVAASARGLALGDYDDDGDLDLLMTAMDSPPLLLRNEAPIAGHWLKLRLLTARGGPALNARAVVTLGGKAQLRELRSGSSHQSQNALELHFGLGAAAVVDRLEITWPGGGKTVMEHVEADRTLTLRQPK